Below is a genomic region from Sorghum bicolor cultivar BTx623 chromosome 9, Sorghum_bicolor_NCBIv3, whole genome shotgun sequence.
AGAATAATATGACTAAGCATATATCTCCAAAATTTTTCTATACTCACGAACTCCAGAAGCAGGGTGAGGTGAATATCTTGAAAGTCCAGTCATGTGACAATCTAGCAGATTTGTTTACTAAGTCTTTACCATCTACTACGTTCAGAAAATGTATCCATGATATTGGTCTAAGACGACTGAGAGACCTACAGTGTTCAGGGGGAGATCGCCCTTAAATTGCCCTTATTTACTGGGTCTAGAAGATCCTGAAATTTATAATCTCGAAGATTATAAAATGTCCTGAAGACAACTGTTGTACTCTTTTTTCCATCAATGAGTTTTCCAGATGTTTTCTCATAATGGTTTTTAATGAGGCAACAAGTGTAATACATCTAGCGGCACAATGTACTCTTTCTCCGTATTTTTCCCACTGGGTTTTTAGGAGTTTTAATGAGACATGAGTTGATCGCGGTATTCGcccaagggggagtgttaggaAACAATAACCCTAACATAATTGTGGGCTCATACCAAATATACCCCTGAAGGGTTAAGACTATATAAAGGAACCTGTACCTATCTATAATGAAGAAGAGATACGAGTTCCACAATATTTGCTCTCCTTTGTGTTCGTCTGGTGTGCTATTGGGAAGGGATACGAGAGATCATCTACAACTTCCTCACGTCTCATCTGCTGCGGGAGGGAAGGGAATCGGATCAGGGATCCAGAATAGCGTCGTTACTTAACAATTTCATTAAGAAGACGGAAAAAACCGGTAGGCACCGGTCAAAGTAAAAAAAACTccactcacacacacacacacacttctaACAGGAGACAAGGCAACAACTAAAACCCCTGGTCAATCTAGACACCACCTAAGCGTCTAGGGACAGCGACCGAGCAAGAAGCTCTTGGAGCTTAGAAGCTCCAGCCAGCCCCCAAAAACTGCAGCCATCAGCTATCACCCGGAGCAGGTCTGGAATGCTAGGCCTAGCATGCTCGAAAATACAAGAGTTTCTGTGTTTCCAAGTTTCCCAAGCTACTAGGATAACTAAAGAATTGACCCCCTTTTGCAATTTCTTTGGAACGAGCCGAAGACTTTTCCTCCACCAGCTAGAGAATTTGGTGTCCGAAGTTGAGGGCACAAGAGCAGGTAAGTGAAGGGCTTGAAGAATTGAAAACCATATTTGCCTGGTGAAAACACACCCCACAAGGATGTGTTGTATGGTTTCTTCCTCTTGATCACAGAAAGGACAAACCTCGGAATGGGGCAAGCCTCTTTTAGCAAGTCGGTCTGCCGTCCAACATCGATTGTTGATAGCTAACCAAATAAAGAACTTGCACCGTAGTGGAGCCCAACTCTTCCAAATCTTTTTCCATGGTGCAAATTTGATGGTCCCAACAAAGAAAGCCGCATAAGCCGATTTGCTGGAGTAAGCACCTGACTGAGTTAATTTCCATCTAAACTGATCAGGTACATCCTGCGGCAAGGTCAAGCCCTCTACTAGATCCCAAATATGGAAATATTCTTCAAAGACTTGGACGGTGCGTGCCCCCTTGATATCAGCCACCCACCTCTGATTAGTTAGAGCCTCAGCAACTGTCCTTCTGTTGAGAGATCTCTTGGGAATAGCTTTGACCAAATTTGGGGCAAGATCGCTAATGGTACTTCCATTCAGCCACCTGTCCTTCCAGAATAAAATTGATTCTCCATTACCTACAATACAGTCAACTGCTAGGTGAAACATTGCTTCTGCACACTGAGGAATTTGAACATGAAAACCAGCCCAAGGTCTTGAGGGATCTGTTTTTTGGGCCCAGAGCCACCGGATCCTTAGGGCCCAGCCAAGCTTTTCTAAATTATGGATACCCAATCCACCGTACTCAAGCGGGCGTTGAACCCTTTCCCATGAAACTAAACAGTTGCCTCCATTTGCCTGTTCCTGCCCTTTCCATAAAAAACCTCTCCTCCTTTTATCCACTGCCTTGATTACCcatttagagcaactccaaccattatgcaaataGACTTGGCATTTATCAAAATGCATAAAACTCTAAAAAAAACTCCTCCAATCGTtatgcatttggactttgcattttacatagctatgcatttggagggggaaacttggcatatatgccaaaggagTCCGGCTATGCAAATAGAGATCACGGGATTCTCGGTTCCACCTCGCGGGCTTTTTTCTTCCCTTCGCGCGGTTTCCCTTCACGCCGCCACCACTTCGCGCGATAGGAGAAGCATCGCGAGTCCTCCTTCGCCAGCTTCGCGCGCGCGTTTGGACGAAGCAGCGCACAATAGGACGACGCAGCGCGCGATAGGACGAATCTACGACACAACGGCTTGACTGATGGCGGCGACCTGCCTTGACGACGAACTGATGTCTGATGGCGGTGACCGGAAACTGATGGGGAACAGGACCTGATGGAGATCGAGCCAAGGGGCGAACCTGTACGacgacgaactgatggccaacagACGACGAACTGGTACGGTGAACGGGAACTAACAGAACGGGAGATCGGTACTGCGAACGAGAACGACGAACTGCGCAGCTCACGATCGGTACTGTGcggctgtttggcgcgggaattggtgaacgggagacgacggcgggctgtttggcgcgggaCGATTAGCCGCGCAGGAAGGAGTGCCgcgaaacaaaatttcctggaaaaaaagatgatggacttggcattttgcataacggttggagatcacccgattttagccttgccattttcatttgggggtttgcaatttgcataaaatgcataacttcaaatgcataatggttggagatgctcttagggaGATCAAAGGCAATCattagataaatgggggtggctGTCATGACCACCCGCACCATAATCAAGCGACCAGCCCTATTCATTAGCTGTGCCTTCCATCCTGGGAGAAGATCAGCCACAATCAATCTGTCAGCTATTTAGcagtatttttttctcataacaaatcagcgaacagtactttcagccatgacATAGAAACATGAGCTTGTCTGAATAGGGTGATAATATGACTGCTGCGTCTCTATACGACTATACCTGTATGGCCATACAATATAATCAGAACAATTGAGTCTATTTGCTTGTCCGAATAGGGTGATAATGACTGTTGAGTGGACGAACGAAGCCACCGCCTGCTAAATAGCTAGTAGATTCAATAGATAAATTCAACTGAATAGGGCGATAATATGACTGTCGAGTGGACGAACGAAGCCACCGCCTTGGGTGAGATAGAATGGCTCACGAGGTTTTTGTTGGGTTGCGAAGTACGTTCCTTCAGGATCTCAACTAGTGGTACGGTAAAATGGAATGATGGGACCACGAAAATACGGCAATACGCGTAATTATCACGGCCTACAGTAAATATGTTGTGCACGCCCACGATCTTTCTTTTTCCTATTACACGGGCATCCAAAGATGGTTACAACTAAAGCAGCTCTTCTCATAGTTCAATACCTAGTCTTAACACAAATTACACAAATTTTATGCCTCCCAATACAAATACAGGTATCTGAATGACAGTCAAAAGACCAATCATAAAGTTATTcttaataatatacatacaacaACGGCGCTAGCTCACAACCGAAACTATTCCCAGGGAAGCAATTTACACCTAGCAAAGCTGCCTCATCAGTTCTTGGACCTTCATCAGTTCTTGGACCTACCGGGGGTGACTGGTTACTCTTTAATGGTCACCGCAAGGTGTCTCAGTAAATAACTATGACCAAATATGCACCTGTGTCGAAAATGTAGCAACACCTGAGATACTGCAATCATAGCAACATATAGCAATTGGATGAAAGCATGAGCTTGTACCTCAGGGAAGAGCAGCTGTCGCAGAAAAGGTCCAGATCTTCATTAGTTTGAGATATCCCCATTATGGTACTGGAGAAGGGAAAGAGGACTATCAGCGATCATATGGCTGCAAACCGCAGCATGACCAAAGAAAAAACATTGATAgacgaaaagaaaaaaacataacATATGGAGATATCATTATGTGTGGAACAAATACTGAAAATTGTTAGTGGGGGCGCCTCAGTAGTCTTTACAGATAAGCAGATGGAGCAATTTGTTGTGGGGGCACCTTGTTAGTCATTACTCATTAAGCCAGGCAAATGGAACACGTGAACTGATTTTGCAGGTCTGCGATAAATTAAGGATATAATCTGCCAATCCAACATGTTCAAGTTTCCATCCCAATAAATAAACAACTACAGCACGGACCCAGCTATACATTGTGCTTATAAACACAAATACAGACCAAAATAGCAACTGTCAAGAAAATTTAATGTCAATCACCTGAGGTTGCATATAACCCATTCCTTGGTTGTATGCTCCTTGTTGGCCCATCTAAAAAGAGCAGAAACAGTTAGCTTCGCAGTGTGATCAAAAGAATGACAATGAAAAGGCCCAGAAAACTAACCCCTTGTGCAGCTGAGCTACTTCCTCCCACATGACCAAGGGCATCCTTTTTAATTGAGCCATCACCGGTTTTTGCAGTTAACTTACTATCACCCTGTTGGTTGTCAAAGAATCAAGAGCAGAGTAATGTTCATTATATTATATCTCAGATTCTATAAGCTTGGTAGCTAAATCATGGATAATAAGAAAAACTACTCCTATACCctctagaaagaaaaaaaatcagatcCCTGTAACAAGCATGGTACAGGAGTGGAAACTTGCTAAACAGTCAGTGAAGCCAAATTCATATCTCTATCAGAATCAGGTGAAGGTCAAATCTATTAGGCAACCATACAGTAGTTTGTATGGTGAAGACCTGGGATTCTGATCACATTTATACCCCTTGTACTTTTTCTAATAAAAAGCACGCATGTGAATCATTGTTTCATTTAATTTTTATTGACCTGCCAAGTAGGGAATCAATACATGAACTAGCCGAACTAGATTCGTTTACAAGAAGATATCTTCAGTACTCCATGACATTCAGAACCAATTCAACTGTGCACATGTGCTTCAAGTCAGGGTGAAAACAGGATCAGCTAGCTCAAATTACCAAGACCAATTCTAACAACAAAATTCCACGTTATAAAACATTTGCAGACCAATGTCTTAAAATATGAAAAATGATATAGAGTAGTTCACCATCAGACAAAATTGTATTATGAAATACAACTCAAAGTGCTTAATACCACATACCTCCATCTGCAATCCGCGATGCAATCCACCAGACAGAAGGCCAAAAGAGAAACCTCATTAGACAGATGATTCAACCAATAAAATAGggcatataaaaaaaataaactacatAAAACTCTGGACTGTAAGCAAGATCGTATATGATCTCGAGTGGAATAGTTTCAGGTATCTTTAGCGTAAAAGTATGTTTTTCAAGTAACTAAAAGCTTGCACTACAGGATGTTCTAATTACACTATTACAGGATCTCTTATGAGTTCCATTTGCATTACATCTAAACTTTTCATCATAGAACAGTCACAGAGGGTTGTGAATAGATATAATATCTTCCCAGTACGTGTGTTAACTGAGACCTATGTAAGAACAGTAAAGACAGGTTCGATCACTGTTCAGTGTTAAACCTAAGACAAAACTAGTTGGGGGAAAGAAAAGAAGCTCTTTCTGAATATGTTTACTAGCAGTATTTAATAGTACATAGGAACAGGGGTCAGTTTATATTCCTCAACTAAAGCAGTACAAACATGTACCAGAAACATCAGGAGGGAAGTAGGTAGCTCATTTATCATTTATCGTGCTCATGCCCAACAAGATTATTTAAGTTCAATCAGAGGTACAGTAGAGGTGACAGATTGGTGATTACACAACATGACCCCCAAATTAACACAAAAGTCCCAACACCTTCATAAGTACAGTACGCACCTCTCTGTACTTCTGCAGGTACACCTTGAGTGGTTCAATGTAGTCCTCAAACCCCAATGTGGCCATGGCCCACAGCAGGTCGTCGCCGTTGATGGTCTTCCGCTTCTCCCTCTGGCACTTGTCACTCGCTCTGCAAAGAGCAGACCAAAAACGTGGACGTGGACAAGTCAAAACACAAAACCCCCAAGTCCCCAACCCAAGCTAAAGCCCGAAACGCCACTCCAAATTCCCAACAAGCCAAGCAAACAGAGGATGAGTCAAGAGTCAGCCGCGGCTGAGGCACTTACTCGCTAGTGATGAAGGAGATGAACTCTGAGACGCACTCCTGCACGGTCTCCTTGGCGTCCTTGGCGATCTTCCCGTTAGCCGGGATGGCCTTCTTCATGATGCGACTGATGTTGGCGATGGGCAGGAACCTGTCCTGCTCCCTGACgctgccaccgcctccacctccgccgCCCCTGGGGCTCCCGCTCTCGTGgctcccgccgccgcccccAGGGCTCGCCGGAGCGTCCGCCATGAGCTCCTCCTGCACTGCAGGACCACCACCGCAaccgaaaccctagatccatcaGCTCCGTCGCAGCGCGCCGGACCCTAGGGCCCTCGCGGAGGGGTTTCGAGAGGGGAAGAGGCGTACCTTATATAAGCGCGGGCACGGGCGACGTGGAGGGAGGGGAGAGCGAGGTGGCGAGCGCGCGCGCAGGGGAGAGGGCGGAGGGGGGGCGAAGCGACCGAGCAGAGAGAGCTGCGGTGAGGGAGGCGAGTGGGAGATCGGACGCTGGAGAAGAGAAGGCGGCCCGCGAGGGTGCGATGCGAGGGAGGAGGTATCCGGGCCGTTCGTGGAGTATTTATAGCACGCCGTGGGGGCTGCCGCGTGGGTGCGAGCGGGAGAACCCGGTGCACCCTGGACCCGGCGCAGGGTAGTTGGTGTTCAGCGAGGAGAGAGAGAGTCTTCTGGCCTTTTTGGCATGTGCTTTTAGGTGGTTTGTCCTGTTCGCCAATAGGACCGGAGAAGGCTTACCATTCCCCTGATctttaggcctcgtttagttctcaaaattttttactccgtcatatcaaatcttgtagcacatatatggagcattaaatatagataaaaaagataactaattatatagtttatctgtaatttacgagacgaatcttttgagtctagttagtctatgattagataatatttattaaataaaaacgaaagtgctacagtagtaaaACCTAAAAAATTCACAAGGCCTTAATTGCCGATGCGTGAGTCTAAAAATGGGAAGAAAAAAGTGCTGGCCATGTCATCACATCAAACTGATTTTTTTTAAGAGTAAAATACACTAGCGGCCCTTTAAGTTGTCGCCCTGtgtcactttggtccatgaacttgcaaacgcgaaaaagagacccctaaacttgtcagcatgtgccactttggcccatgaacttgcaaacgcgaaaaagtgTCCACTGAACTTGTTGATCCGTGCCACTTTGAtccatgaacatgcaaatacgaaAATAACACCGGCTGCATGGCACTGTTCTGCCACGTGGCCGCCTCTGGTAGGCCATGCATGGCACCGTTTATGGTGATGATGTCAGCACATCTTTTTAAATTTACgaaattgatatatttttattcgtagcgacaaatatatcaaataatatatcaATTTCAATCGCCTCGTCGAGCTCTTTCTAATGGTTTACTCCGTTTTGTTGTCTGAGATAGTTTTATTTAAACATTTTGTACAGGTTGATATCATCATaaaacatctatcaatcaatattcataatttttcaatatttaatatttattttggcCTACAAAAAATTATATTGCGCGATACTGTAGAATTATATGTGACACTGTAGAATTATATTTAACATCTATaatattgaaaagttatgaaaattGATTTATAGATGTTTTATGATGATATCAATCTATACAAAATGTTTAAATAAAACTATTTCAAACAACAAAACGGAGTAAACCATTAGAAATAGCTTGACGAGGCGATTAAATTtgatatattatttgatatatttggcgctacaaataaaaatatatcaatttcGTAAATTTAAAAAGAAGTGCTGACATCATCATCATAAACGGTGTCATGCATGGCTTACCAGAGGCGGCCACGTGACAGAACAGTGCCATGCAGCCGGTGTTATTttcgtatttgcatgttcatggaTCAAAGTGGCACGGATCAACAAGTTCAGGGGGCACTTTTTcgtgtttgcaagttcatgggccAAGGTGGCACATGCTGACAAGTTTAGGGGTCtctttttcgcgtttgcaagttcatggaccaaagtggcacagggcgacaagttaaagggccgccagtgtattttactctttTTTAATATAAAGAAGTATTTCATTGAGATGATACGTGAGACACATAACTAACAAAAAAGGCTAAATCATGACATAATCTAATGATAAAAATAGACAGATTGAGGACAAGGCAAGAATTGAAATTTGTCATTCTGAATCTGATTTGTTCTTCTTTAGTTGTGTAAGGTAAATTCGTGCCATGTATGTTCTCGAAAAATATATACATATGTTCTTCTTTAGGATAAGATGAATAATCCTTGTAAGACGGTGTACTAGGACAATAGCGACATTGGTTATCCCTCATGAGGTCTGCATTTGAGAGATAGGCAAATTTATGAGCAAGTATGTCTTCAACGGATGTGAGCAATTGCGTCCGGAGGTAGTGTGATGTGTAAATCCCCTCACCAACACCATCTCACTTCTTTATGGAGGACCAGAATCTTTCTCCTCATCCTTATCTCCTATAGCGTGAAAACAATTTTCCGTATCACCTCACTTCCTTACGTCTTATTTTCGTCCTGATTCTCTCCCACGCCACTGCCCTATTCCACTCCCTCATTGTGGTCACCTCGGTGCGGAGAAGCCCTTCGGCCAAGCATTTTGCCACCTTCCCTCCCCTTGGTGAGGCCCATTCAATGCGTCTTATTCGCACTTGACGAGGCACTCATCCCTGTAGCGACCCTTCAATGTCGTTTTCGATGCTCCTCGTTCCCCTCTCATGCCCCATAACTCAGTCGGTTAGAACGATGGGGTGGATATGACCAAATGACGAGTGTGTCTCGTATGCTAGTGTCCACATCTCCTATAGCTTACTCCATTGGAATGATGGTGGATATGGTCGAATGATGAGTAAGTCTCATCTACCATTGTCTATTAGAATAGATTTAAAAAGCCCTGATTTAAGGACTCGTGTTCGAATGGCTGTCTTAGATTGGACATTTTTCTCGATATCTTTAGCAATACTAACACATGTCTTATGCCTCATGAACAAATTCGAGTGCCGCATTCTTGTCACGTCAGAGAATGAAACATCTATGACATGCCAAATGATACATTTAGCAATACTAACACTTGCTTTACGCCTTGTTAGCAAATTGAACCGTCATGGTACATACAATACTTTTTATGGAATATAATCATTATTATTACTTGTATAAGCGTGTGTATGTTTCTGCATTACCTATCGTTTCCTAAGTTCATCTTATATCTGCCTTTATCACAACTTAAATAAAAATTACTCATATAGCATGATATAGTTGTAATGTCCACCTCTTTGAGGCCGGGTCCGCTTATATCTGGCAGCTTTTTTAGACATAGACTTTCCTCATAGACCAATACCAGTCTTTtctcactttgtcctcactcgtgcacACCCGAAAAGAACTTCCCAGTCACTAACCTCAGAGCTCTTTAGAAATAGATTTTCGAAAAAAAAGTTACAACTTATTAGTATAAATATCCTATTAATCTAATTAAACCCTAAGCCACGATGTTACAATAATACTCCTTTACACACAACCCGGCGCCCGAAGTCCGCATTTCCACCGTATCACAAATTCATACCTAATACATGTAAAAACATCGAACAGTGACCCACACAAAAAAGATCGATGTACACAGTTGACACTGTACAGTTGTTCACTTTTCCTATTTGCTAGTGACGCGTCGCTAGCTCTTCCATTAATCACAAGGTACGACGACAACAGCCTATGAACTCCAAAGCTGTTCTACTAGACATTTTTCTTGGGAAGCTTTTAGACAACCAATGAACGGGTTTTACTTACCCAAAAGATCAAGTCATAAAGCGGAGAAAGGGCTATAAAAAATCACACCAAGCAATGATTTCTGATAAGATATCAATCAAAGACGCTTTTGAAGGCAAGGAGTTGCGACATCTGCAAACAAGCGTATTATCCTCGGACAGAGTACAATTAAACTATAGCTTCTTTTGTTCCTAAGATCAGAGACTCTATTCCTAACTCCTTTTGTTTAAAAGTGAGGGtcggtttagatctattttttatgtagacattatagcacttttgtttatacttgataaatattgtccaaccataatctaattaggttcaaaaaaATCATCTCGCAGATAACaaacaaactatacaattagttattttttctatctatatttaatattccatacatatagcacaagattcgatgcgacggaAACCTTGTAAccttttggaattttgaaatcaTCTAAACACGGTTTGATTGTGGCCAGAGCCATTTATTTGCATGCAAAAGCTTCTGGCCGAAGCAACAGCGTATATTAAACCATATCGCCTTTAGGGGCACACTCGACCAGCATCTATTCGTATGATTGCCAACTGCTACAGTACCGGCACGGACGCAGGGTTTGGCTGCATCTGGAAGCGACCCGACTCACCCGTTCTCTGGTGTCTTCGGGTGCCACCTCTCGCATCCACAGGAAACTTTTTAGAACCAAAGATAGCAACAGGAACAGAGCAAAATGCCAGCAAAACATGTCCGATATTATGATCGACAAGGGACAGACCACTATACGAACCGAAGCAGAAGGCAGTGTCCTATTCACATGGCATAAATTCCTCACGCTCGGATCAGGTACTGTTCATACAAAATCCACCAATAATTCACATATATTTTGCCACATGTCACACAACGACGCTTCAGAAGGTAAACACCAACGAACAACGTTGTTTTCATAGAAAGATAGCATTGGCACTTTCTATCAGGCAGGCACGCATATGTACAAGAAGTTTCGATAAAAGCGTAGCGAACTAGGCACACTAGTGGTCTGCTTGACCACACCTAAAACCTAGTATGTACAAAGAAGGGTAGCGGTTTTTTTTTCCTCCTCCTAAAATCAGCTCCACCAGATCGTGCTGTCAGCTAAAGAAGCAGTGAACCACCCACATTTACACCGTGCTTTCCTTTCCTACGAGATACTTACAAAGTGAAACTcctattgcaagtggcatatcATTATCGCTTATCGGTTAAGATAGGTGGAAGGACCCCTGGCCCTCTGTAATTGCATAGAGGAGTTTCTCCCTCATCTTCTCCTGCAGGAAAAAAACACGGAAACTTTCATGGATCGAAACAAAGCATAGCTATAAAATCAAATGCACGGAAAATTGTTGTGTGAGTGCTCACAACACAATTTTTTTTTACTATCaattaacaaaaaaaagaaCCTTGACTTGCTTAATGTTTTAGCTTTTTTGGTAGTTATGTTGGCTACTTAATGTTTTTTGTTATGTTGGCTGTGGGGACCTTGACCTTGAGGAGACAACCTCGGAACATGGTCGCTTAATTTCAATCTATTTCGCTTGATTTGTTAGAATTTCAATGTCCCAAATGATATAACTTCAATCTCAATCTATGTCACTCGATTTGTTATAAGTTCAATCTCTCAAATGAATAAGAGTACTGAAAATAATTAACCTAGTAAACTTCACTAAATTAGGATATGCAGAAAGGTCAAACCTTTGAAGAATACGGAGGTAACTTAAGATAGTTCGCACAAGTCATCACGCTAGGCAGGTCATCGTCAGCGTCATTGCTGTTATGCTGTTTATTATTACATCACACTGTTAGCAAAAGATGGATCAAGCAAACTGAAACAGAAAGGAGACAAAAACAAACCTTTCGGACAACTGTGAACTTCGGATTTAGTGCAGCCAACCCGCCTGGTGGAAGCCGAGGTGAACCCGTTATAAATTGCAAGAAAGCTCTGCGCTCAAGGGATCCAAACTCTTGTATGATTTCCAACAACTGCAATACATTTTGGATTCAAATAACAGACCTCCATTAATGGTTCACAACATATGTTGCCAATTCAAAATATCTTGGCTAGAGAAAACTTACATTGATGACAGGAGGGCTGCTGGAAGTGTAACCATGATCAAATTTGATATGATCCACAAGTTTCGCAAACTGTTCAAACAAAGAAATCAGCAACCAGAATAAAATAATAACAAAACATGAACAGATGCCAACAGAAGATAGATGCATACATCCCATGTATCTTGTTCACCACAGAGTAATCTCTCTAGCTCATCCTCTGAGAAAACCTGGAGTTTTTTTAGTGGAAATACCTGCAGTAGACAGTGTCAGCATGTCAAAGCAATATTCTAGGTGAAAAAATTACCATGGAAGTGTTCTCATGGTTCCATGTACGGTATCCTAACTGCAGAAACGTAGAGCAAATACCTCATTAAATCCTGACTTAAAAGCCTCCATCTGTCTTGCAATTCCACTTTTAACCGTTGCGTCAACAACATGACGAACATATTCTTCCAAATTCTCAGCATTCAACTGAAAAATAGAAGTAGCAATCAATTTGGTGTgggtggtgtgtgtgtgttggggggggggggggggggttattTGGTCTGCTTACACTGTCAGAGCAACTTCCCAGTGAGAGCACATATTCTGGATACCCTGGGAGAGCAAACTCAATAGCAAGATCCTCAATTCTACAACCTCGATAAGTCAAATCTGATATAATCTGGCAGTCCCTTGTC
It encodes:
- the LOC110430024 gene encoding nuclear transcription factor Y subunit B, whose protein sequence is MADAPASPGGGGGSHESGSPRGGGGGGGGSVREQDRFLPIANISRIMKKAIPANGKIAKDAKETVQECVSEFISFITSEASDKCQREKRKTINGDDLLWAMATLGFEDYIEPLKVYLQKYREMEGDSKLTAKTGDGSIKKDALGHVGGSSSAAQGMGQQGAYNQGMGYMQPQYHNGDISN